Proteins from a single region of Scleropages formosus chromosome 24, fSclFor1.1, whole genome shotgun sequence:
- the rergla gene encoding ras-related and estrogen-regulated growth inhibitor-like protein, translating into MNDIKIAVLGNEGVGKSALIVRFLTRRFIGEYASSSECIYRKRLSIDGRQLNLELYDPCSQTCDGKLSLNDQMQWADGFVVVYDISDRSSFLAAKAIIHLIREQHLGVTKRDADSVVFLVGNKQDLCHMREVDREEGQRLAAEAKGHFYELSAAEHCQEVALMFSRVIRNAGLSGKVKDRRRPSGSKSMAKLINNVFGKRRKSV; encoded by the exons ATGAACGACATAAAAATCGCGGTGTTGGGAAACGAAGGCGTCGGGAAATCAG CGCTCATTGTGCGCTTCCTCACTCGAAGGTTCATCGGCGAATACGCGTCTTCTTCAG AGTGTATTTACCGAAAACGCCTATCTATTGACGGACGGCAGCTCAACCTGGAGCTGTATGACCCATGTTCACAG ACCTGTGATGGAAAATTAAGCCTGAATGATCAGATGCAATGGGCTGATGGCTTTGTGGTGGTCTATGACATCAGTGACAGATCATCCTTCCTTGCAGCCAAGGCTATCATCCACCTGATTCGAGAACAGCATCTTGGGGTGACCAAAAG GGATGCAGACTCAGTTGTGTTTCTGGTGGGTAACAAGCAGGACCTGTGCCACATGCGTGAGGTGGACAGGGAGGAAGGTCAGCGACTGGCGGCAGAGGCCAAGGGCCACTTCTATGAGCTGTCAGCTGCAGAGCACTGCCAGGAGGTAGCACTCATGTTCTCCAGGGTCATTCGTAATGCTGGTCTCAGTGGCAAGGTCAAGGACCGCCGGCGTCCCAGTGGTTCCAAGTCCATGGCCAAGCTCATCAACAACGTCTTCGGGAAAAGGCGGAAGTCTGTTTAG